The Leptospira sp. WS60.C2 genome includes the window TTGGAGTTTGCACTTTCTCTCGCCAAAACCAAATTATCGTAATCGTTCATAAAAAAACAAGTAGGAGAATTTTATGGCACAAGATCCATCATTTGACATTGTCTCAAAACTCGACCGTCCGGAATTGCAAAATGCAGTCTCACAAGCGATGACGGAAATCCAAACTCGTTTTGATTTTAAAGGATCCAATTCGGAAATCAAAATCACAGATGACCAACTGGTTTTGACTTCCGAGAACGAAATCAAGTTGAAGCAAGTGATTGATGTTCTGACTACCAAAATGGCAAAACGGGGCATTAGCCTAAAAGCTTTTGATTTTGATTCCAAAGTGGAACCAGCGACTGGCCAAACCGTTCGCATGAAGGTGAAAATCCAAAACGGTTTGGACAAAGAACAAACGAAACAAATCACATCCCTCATCAAGGACCAAAAACTAAAGGTGCAAGC containing:
- a CDS encoding YajQ family cyclic di-GMP-binding protein; its protein translation is MAQDPSFDIVSKLDRPELQNAVSQAMTEIQTRFDFKGSNSEIKITDDQLVLTSENEIKLKQVIDVLTTKMAKRGISLKAFDFDSKVEPATGQTVRMKVKIQNGLDKEQTKQITSLIKDQKLKVQATIQGDSVRVVGKKKDDLQEVMAAIRNANFNFDANFTNFKG